From Carya illinoinensis cultivar Pawnee chromosome 5, C.illinoinensisPawnee_v1, whole genome shotgun sequence, one genomic window encodes:
- the LOC122309654 gene encoding metallophosphoesterase 1-like, which translates to MAVAWRPALPLITILALIVYEERVSIPSCKIVLGAADLSQPATEFVEDPEDLKVMMVANLLLLGSEAGFVELYFRDYYMTKFFRKSFEILNPDMLLVLGDISAKGSELTRAKWVSVLHQFHGLLGPFLGLPYHVILGDRDIGQCSSLNVKSVNWVASNFPGLDWAGCGAFEISNISFVSLNSVSLLCGINNLRFGVERVVERESVELQMEAEDATEPVNEYSEIREINHNFGWKANTISSGSGPVLLLHFPLHRTADGSCSAVDSFGKSLKLSRESSNAPDGRGLVGIGPYKLLHTLPPNVTEYIFQALKPRIVFSAHTHGFCDHLHPDGTREVTVPAMTWNSGDDPGFVVATFHRNRKAVSVSYCSLARESHVIVAYISFTVVFVLTMLIAKPPLLRCLRR; encoded by the exons ATGGCGGTCGCGTGGAGGCCAGCGTTGCCTCTGATCACGATCTTGGCTCTGATCGTTTACGAAGAGCGGGTCTCGATTCCTTCCTGCAAAATCGTGCTGGGCGCCGCTGATCTCAGTCAACCAGCCACTGAATTTGTAGAGGACCCGGAAGACTTGAAGGTGATGATGGTCGCCAATTTGCTCTTGTTAGGTTCCGAAGCTGGCTTTGTTGAGTTATATTTCAGAGACTATTACATGACCAAATTCTTTCGG AAATCTTTCGAAATTTTGAATCCTGATATGCTGCTAGTCTTGGGAGACATTTCTGCGAAAGGTTCAGAGTTGACGAGGGCTAAATGGGTATCTGTGCTTCATCAGTTTCACGGACTGTTGGGCCCATTTCTTGGACTTCCTTATCATGTTATTCTCGGCGACAGGGACATTGGACAATGCAGCAGTTTGAATGTGAAATCAGTCAATTGGGTTGCTAGCAACTTCCCAGGATTGGACTGGGCCGGTTGTGGTGCCTTTGAAATCAGTAACATAAGCTTCGTCTCGCTTAATTCTGTGTCTTTACTTTGTGGCATTAATAATCTACGGTTTGGAGTTGAGAGAGTAGTAGAGAGAGAAAGTGTGGAATTACAAATGGAAGCTGAAGACGCTACTGAACCAGTGAATGAGTATAGTGAAATCAGAGAGATAAACCATAACTTCGGCTGGAAAGCAAATACTATTTCATCTGGATCTGGTCCTGTTCTTCTACTTCACTTTCCTTTACACAGGACAGCAGATGGCAGCTGCAGTGCGGTTGACTCTTTTGGGAAAAGTCTGAAACTTTCACGAGAGAGTTCGAATGCGCCGGATGGCAG GGGACTTGTTGGGATTGGGCCATACAAGTTATTGCACACTCTCCCACCAAATGTTACCGAATACATTTTTCAGGCCCTTAAACCAAG GATTGTTTTCAGTGCACACACCCATGGATTTTGTGATCATCTTCACCCAGATGGAACCCGTGAGGTGACTGTTCCGGCCATGACATGGAATTCAGGGGATGACCCTGGATTTGTTGTTGCCACTTTCCACAGAAACAGGAAGGCAGTGAGTGTGAGCTATTGCTCTCTTGCTAGAGAATCTCATGTCATTGTAGCTTATATATCTTTCACAGTTGTGTTTGTATTAACAATGCTCATTGCTAAACCTCCCCTTTTGAGATGTTTAAGAAGATGA
- the LOC122310849 gene encoding probable beta-D-xylosidase 7 encodes MGFLQSISLVILLFLLHGTESTLPPFACDSSNPSTKSFTFCETSLPILKRARDLVSRLTLDEKISQLVNAAPPIPRLGIPGYEWWSEALHGVASVGRGVHFNGTIRAATSFPQVILTAASFDVHLWYRVGQVIGIEARAMYNAGQAIGMTFWSPNINIFRDPRWGRGQETPGEDPSVTGKYAMAYVRGVQGDSFEGGKLKGHLMASACCKHFTAYDLDLWRGVSRFVFDARVTLQDLADTYQPPFQSCIEHGRASGIMCAYNRVNGIPSCADYDLLSKTARGQWGFHGYITSDCDAVSIIHDDQRYAKSPEDAVVDVLKAGMDVNCGLYLQEHTKKAIELKKLPESEIDRALHNLFSVRMRLGLFNGNPVELPFGKIGPDHVCTKKHQALALEAARNGIVLLKNSARLLPLSKKRTSSLAVIGPNAHSPQTLLGNYAGPPCTSVTPLQGLQSYVKNIIYHPGCNVVHCSSAAIDKAVKIAKGVDYVVLVMGLDQSEESEGHDRERLELPGKQQELITSVARAAKKQVVLVLLSGGPVDISWAKHDGNIGSILWAGYPGEAGGTALAEIIFGDHNPGGRLPVTWYPRDFVKVPMTDMRMRPVPSSGYPGRTYRFYKGEKVFEFGYGLSYSYYAYEFSSVSQSMVQLNQSSATPTVEYKLVSELGEELCKRNKISVTVGVKNKGEMAGKHPVLLFVRKERPSHGSPVKQLVGFGSVNLNAGERAEVEFELSPCEHLTRANEVGMMVIEQGLHVLVVGDEEYPVTIAV; translated from the exons ATGGGGTTCCTTCAAAGCATCTCTCTCGTAATCCTTCTCTTCCTTCTCCATGGCACTGAGTCAACACTCCCTCCATTTGCCTGTGACTCATCCAACCCATCAACAAAGTCGTTCACTTTCTGCGAAACCTCACTACCCATCCTAAAACGAGCCAGAGACCTTGTTTCCCGCCTCACATTGGACGAGAAAATCTCTCAGCTCGTTAACGCAGCTCCTCCGATCCCCCGTCTCGGTATTCCAGGCTATGAGTGGTGGTCGGAGGCTTTACACGGCGTCGCCAGTGTTGGACGCGGCGTCCACTTCAATGGGACTATTCGGGCCGCCACAAGCTTCCCTCAAGTCATTCTCACTGCCGCTTCCTTCGATGTCCATCTCTGGTATCGCGTCGGCCAG GTGATCGGAATCGAAGCTAGAGCGATGTACAATGCTGGACAAGCAATTGGGATGACGTTTTGGTCTCCGAACATAAATATATTCAGGGACCCAAGATGGGGGAGAGGGCAAGAGACACCAGGAGAGGATCCATCGGTTACAGGGAAGTATGCAATGGCATATGTGAGGGGGGTTCAAGGGGACTCCTTTGAGGGTGGGAAGCTCAAGGGTCATCTTATGGCTTCTGCTTGCTGCAAGCATTTTACTGCCTATGATCTGGACTTATGGAGGGGTGTGAGCCGGTTCGTTTTCGATGCTCGT GTCACATTGCAAGATCTGGCCGACACATATCAACCTCCATTTCAGAGTTGCATAGAGCATGGGCGAGCCAGTGGGATAATGTGTGCTTACAACCGTGTGAATGGGATCCCAAGCTGTGCAGATTATGATCTTTTATCCAAAACTGCTAGAGGACAATGGGGGTTCCATGG CTACATCACCTCAGATTGCGATGCAGTCTCCATCATCCATGATGATCAAAGATATGCCAAATCACCCGAAGATGCAGTTGTGGATGTCCTCAAAGCTG GCATGGATGTCAATTGTGGATTGTACTTGCAGGAACACACTAAGAAAGCTATAGAGCTGAAAAAACTACCTGAATCTGAAATAGATAGAGCACTTCACAACCTTTTCTCTGTCAGAATGAGGCTAGGATTGTTCAATGGCAATCCGGTTGAACTGCCTTTTGGCAAAATTGGTCCAGATCATGTGTGTACCAAAAAGCACCAGGCTCTAGCCCTTGAAGCCGCTCGAAATGGCATTGTCCTGTTGAAGAACTCTGCCAGATTGCTCCCACTTTCTAAAAAAAGAACCTCGTCCCTTGCTGTAATAGGCCCCAATGCCCATTCTCCCCAAACACTTCTGGGAAACTATGCAGGCCCTCCATGCACGTCTGTTACTCCACTGCAAGGATTGCAGAGCTATGTCAAAAACATAATCTACCACCCGGGTTGCAATGTAGTGCACTGTTCTTCAGCTGCAATTGACAAAGCTGTCAAAATAGCCAAGGGGGTGgattatgtggtgttggttatGGGACTGGACCAATCTGAAGAGAGCGAGGGCCACGATCGTGAGCGCTTAGAGCTTCCTGGAAAGCAGCAGGAACTCATCACCAGTGTTGCAAGAGCAGCTAAGAAACAAGTTGTTCTGGTTCTTCTTTCTGGAGGTCCAGTTGATATATCTTGGGCCAAGCATGACGGAAACATCGGAAGCATCTTGTGGGCTGGTTATCCAGGCGAAGCTGGAGGAACTGCACTTGCAGAGATTATCTTTGGTGACCACAACCCAG GAGGAAGATTGCCAGTGACTTGGTATCCACGAGATTTCGTCAAGGTACCAATGACAGACATGAGGATGAGGCCGGTTCCGTCATCAGGCTATCCCGGGCGCACCTACCGGTTTTACAAAGGTGAAAAGGTGTTTGAGTTTGGTTATGGCCTCAGCTACTCATACTATGCTTACGAGTTCTCATCTGTATCACAAAGCATGGTCCAGCTGAATCAATCATCAGCCACACCGACGGTGGAATACAAGTTAGTTTCAGAGCTGGGGGAGGAACTGTGTAAAAGGAACAAGATCTCAGTCACTGTTGGAGTAAAAAATAAAGGGGAGATGGCAGGGAAGCATCCGGTATTACTGTTTGTGAGAAAGGAAAGACCAAGCCATGGGAGTCCAGTCAAACAGCTAGTTGGTTTCGGGAGTGTAAATCTGAATGCAGGGGAAAGAGCTGAAGTTGAATTTGAGTTGAGTCCTTGCGAACATCTTACCAGAGCCAATGAAGTTGGTATGATGGTGATCGAGCAAGGATTACATGTCTTGGTTGTAGGTGATGAAGAGTACCCGGTCACCATTGCAGTCTGA